A segment of the Candidatus Delongbacteria bacterium genome:
CCTCGATCGGTGGTGCCGATGACCGTGGCCAGAGTCTGTCACCCGAAGGACGCGAGCTGATTCGCAAGGCGATCACCCGCAATGGAGTCCCCTACCTGGACGCCCCGGACCTGGATGCCGCGGTGCAGATGCGCATCGAGAGCTTCCAGAACCAGATCCGCAATTCCCCCAAGGGTTATGATCTGTATGTGAATGTGGGCGGTGGCGTGGCCAGTCTGGGTCACGAGGAAAATCGCAACATCATGCCCACCGGTGTGGCACGCAACGTGCGCCAGATGGAATTCCAGCGCCGTGCCGTGCTGCATTTCTTCGCCGATGCCGGCGTGCCCGTGATCAATCTGCTCAATGTCCGTCCCCTGCTGAAGCGCACGGGTGTCCCGTATGCACCCCTCGAGAAGCCCGAAGTGGGAGACGGTGAAATCTTCGTGACCGAGCGCCACGACATGAAAGTCGTGCTGTTTGCGGTACTGGTGATGACCATTCTGGTGCTGATCGTCATTCGCTACGACCTGCGCATGCAGCGACTGGTGGATACTGACCAAAGCGACGAAATGCTGTAGGAGTCCTCCATGCCCTCCGCTCCGCTCTCCCGGAGCCGTCATTGGCTGCCGATTCTTGGCTTGCTTGCCCTGCTGGCAAGCGCCCCTCTCGCCCGCACATTGTGGAACACGGCGACACCCGAAACCCATGATGGCAAGACCGTGATGTTGATCAACGGCAAGAAGCGCACCTACTGGAAGGCGCGCAAGGATGTGGAACAGGTGCTGCAGGTCACGGGCCCCGCTACTGTCCGGATGATCTCCCGCGTGCCCTGGTCCACCAAGTACACGGGCAAGAGCTATACGATCAACTGGACTCTGGACGACGGCCAGACCGGCGCCTTCACCCAGGAAATCCGCAAGGCCAGCGGCTCTGTGCGCCAGAGCGACAACAAGAAGCTTTCCCGCGGGCGCACCAACGAACTCGAGATTCCGGCCGGTCTGCACCAGTTGCGCCTGACCCTGAGCGACACACCGGGTACCGTGGCCTATTTCCGCTTTCACACTCGTCCGCTGGAGCCGCTGATCAAGATCAGCAACGTCGATCTCAAGCCACTGGAGTCGCCAACCCCGCGCAAGGTGCAGGCGGGCAAGAGCACGGTGGATTACTACCCCTTGCCCAGCGGCAGCGAAATGAGCGTGGAGATGGAAGGCCCCGGTTTTCTCAAGGTCATCAGCCGACTCGACTGGGACCAGACCATGACCTCCACCCAGAAGTACACGCTCAAGGTCTTTGAAGACGGATTGCTGAAACAGTCCTATGTGCTCAAGGGGCGTCGCAGCGAGACCTCGACCTACGTCGGCAAGGATGACAGCGTGCCCGCCCGGGGCGAAGTGGTGTATCTGGAGGTCCCCGCGGGCCGGCATCGCTACACGGTGCGCTTTCAGGAATCGGGACGCGAAGTCAACCTGCGTTTCCTCGCTCCCTCACCCGCGGATGAGACGAAGAAGAACAGCAAGGGCAAGGGATGAGTTCTGTGCGTACACCGTCCGCCCTGCTGGCGGCTGGCATTCTGCTGGCGATCGCCGTGTCCGCGTCTGCGGCACGGCGCACTTTTGACTGGGGGCTGAGCGTCGAGGAGAAGCTGAGCGGCGACTCCAACATCCTGCGCCTGGCGTCCCCCGAAGTGGACCGTCTGGATCGTGATCAGGCCTTCCAGCCGGCCCTCGATGGGGCGGGCGACCTGCGCATGGATCACCGTGTGCTCGCCGATCTGCGTGCCAATCTGCCCGACAGGCGCTGGGGCTGGCTGGAGCTGGGCCTGGACGCCAAGTACGTCAACTTCTTCGCCAACTCATTCAACAACTACTCCACCCAGCGCCTGAGCCTGACCTGGCAGCAGAAGCCGGGCTGGGGTGCCGACGTGTCCTGGTTCGGCATCAACAATTTCTATCTGCGCGAATTCCAGGATGCGGATACCGGTGAACTGCACGGCACCGATTTCGACAGCAACGAGTACCGCATTCGCCTGAAGGCGCGCAGCGAGGATTTTGGCCCCGTCCAGAAACCCACCCTGAGCCTGATCTACAGTTTCGAACAGGTCTTCTACAACGGCTGGTTCACCGAGTACGACACGGACACGCGCGAGGTGGGACTGCGCCTGGATGTGGATCTGCCCCGCGGTCTCTCGGCCGATCTGCAGTACTATTACGCGACCACCGACAACGTGGGCTACGACAGTGGCCGCAGCGGCGGGGCCAGCCTGATCGAGGACAATGACTCGGGCGACGGCAGCCACCAGGAGAACCGGTTCCAGACCGGAGTCGACTGGCGCGGCGACCTGTACGGCCACGACCTGCAGGTGGGCCTGGCCTTCAGCTGGCGGCATCGCGAGTATCAGACCCAGCTGGGTGTGCTGGAAGATCCCGTACACGCCGGACGCAACGACGACCGACTGCTGCTCAGCCTGAACAAGATCTGGCGCATCGACAAGCGCTACAGCCTGCGTCCCTTCATCGAGCGCGAATGGCGCCGCGTGGGGGGCCCCTGGGAAAGACTTCCCCAGTACAAGAACTACGCAGCCAACCGCATGGGCATCGCCCTGCGGGTGGTCGTCCGCTGAGACCAGCGGAATCTCCTTTCTTCCCAAGCCAGCACAGGGCAACATGACAGCAACCGATTCCACACGCTCGCGCAGACTGGGCAGCCGCATCGCCAAGACTCTCTTCGCCGCGGGGCTGCTCTCGGTCTGCCTGGTCACCTTTGGCGTGTTCTGGCTGGGCGCGCGTGAGCCACGGGAACACTCCGTCCGGACAGAACGCGTGCTGGCTGTTCCCGTGGACAGTGTCTGGGCCCGCCTGCTGGACTTCGAAGCCTATCCCGCCTGGCGGCAGGAGCTGGCCGGAGTGAAGGTGGAGGAGAGCGCCGGTGATACGCTGGTCTATCAGGAATACGTCGCCAGCAAGCCCGGCATGCGCTTCCGGGTTGA
Coding sequences within it:
- the pgsW gene encoding poly-gamma-glutamate system protein, yielding MFKPSLKSIWTLLVLALTSYGLYTWAYLSRTEVRQDFYEEKLAAARQMEHAMQVLKEWKAPNASFVDDVNDPWNTLLIGQKFSQITTVEGSLLSKQGCLNPNVAAVVVDLMKQTGVKEGDRVAVCMTGSFPGLNLAVYSACRVLKLEPVFITSVSSSWFGANDPEFTWLDMERVLKEKGIFPWVSSYASIGGADDRGQSLSPEGRELIRKAITRNGVPYLDAPDLDAAVQMRIESFQNQIRNSPKGYDLYVNVGGGVASLGHEENRNIMPTGVARNVRQMEFQRRAVLHFFADAGVPVINLLNVRPLLKRTGVPYAPLEKPEVGDGEIFVTERHDMKVVLFAVLVMTILVLIVIRYDLRMQRLVDTDQSDEML
- a CDS encoding SRPBCC family protein, which produces MTATDSTRSRRLGSRIAKTLFAAGLLSVCLVTFGVFWLGAREPREHSVRTERVLAVPVDSVWARLLDFEAYPAWRQELAGVKVEESAGDTLVYQEYVASKPGMRFRVEQQQAPSLLVVRNISEKFPLDLLWTWELEALPEGCRVRLSESGAVNSVTLRFYYRYVNSNSYMIEKRLSQLAESFTPS